Part of the Cercospora beticola chromosome 5, complete sequence genome is shown below.
TGGGCCCGGTCTTCTTCCCAATGCCCTTGATCTCGTCCAACTTCTGATTCGTCTCCTTGTCCgcgtcttcttcggctttctTGTTGCCGGATGTGTGCTGCACGAGACACATGAATCGTCAGTGACACTGCTCTGAATGGTCGTGAATATGCATGGAGCAATATGTGTATGTACCTGCGACTCGAACTGCTTGAACTCCTCTTCTTTCTGGTTTCGGTACTCCCCGATTTCTTTTTGAGCTTCTGATCGGGCGTCCTTTACTCGTTTTGTTCGGTCTGTAGGTAGGAAGGACGAGGCGTTAGTAGGGAGGAACGTCATGCGCAATCGCAACGTGATTCAGGATCGTGGGTTCGGCGTACATTCTCTGGCTGTTTGGCACGTCAGTCGCTAGTCATGCCTGAAAATCCTGTTACAGCGTACCTTTCTGTACAATCTTCTGCGCCTCGCGTTCAGCCTAAGATCTTGATTAGAGCTAGTCGCAGCATGTGGGAATGTGGGTTCAGCGAACATCGAGCAGCGTCTGGATGCCTGCTGAGTTTTGGGCCGCCTGGAGCAATGTCAGTCCTGTTGTAGCATCACGAATGTATTCAACTATACCATCTTGATTGAACAACGGCAAAGAGAGAGTGATTGCCTGTGGAATTGGTGGTCGATGTTGTATAGCGCCGTCGAGGTGGAGCTTGGGTGCAGTTGGCCTGTCTCGGATCGCGCCGAGACACGACACGAGGACATGACATCTTCCAACGCTTCTTCACTTTCAATCCTAGTCCATCTACGAATCAATCCTCACGATGTCGACCGCCGCGAAGCTAACGCTCGGAGGTACTATCGTCAGTGCCATTGGCATTGTGATATTCGTGCATCGCCAGCAAAAAATTGATCAAGCAGTGAGAGCTACAGGATTGGCCGAAACCCTGGTACATTTTGCTAACTGTATATGCAGCTCATGCATGCTGGTGTTATACGCGATATGGAACAACAAAGGATCAAAAGAGAACGACAGGCAGATTTTGAGATGCAGCGGCAGTTGGAGGAGCAATACAAAAAGCTGCAGAATGTCAGCGACAGCACAGATGGACAAGTCAAGGCCCGGTGAAGCCAGCATGGACACATACACCTATGGGCGCCTATTGCGAGATCGAGAGGTACAATTGGCGTGAGAGGGGACACTTTGAGGCCTCAGAGGATGAATGAGCATCAGATCCGCGCCAGCGGTGACCTGTAAGATCCACACAAGCCGTACAGAAGGAGGCGCGTGGCAGCATCGACTGCACTATCAGAACTTCGCACCTCCTTACAGGTCGAAAAGTGCCGAGGTTGCGAGGTTCTGACGCCTGGTGGAGCTTCTTCCGCTGAAGATAAGGGCCCCAAGATGAGTACAACATTGGCCACtgtctccagcttctctgcTGCACAGAGACTTCTCCTCGAGGTACCTGTCTGCCCGAGAGCACTCTACCAGGAATCCATCTTTTGCAGATTGGATGTCGTGAGCAGCAACGAATGGGCCTATAGGGCATTGGAGGAGTGGGAGAACGAGGGCAGGATAGCCTGCTGTTCCTGCCGTGAAGGGGAGAGCAGCGAAGTGGTCGAGGTGATCTAGGGGTCGATGTGACCTTGCAATGAAcaagccagcttcttcaaccATTCTTGGTCTAGCCTGCTTCTGCAGCGGTGGTTCTAAAGCTATATCACCTTCTGCTGTCCTTCGCGAGCAACCTGCGCACCGCTGGGGCTCTTGTTCGTCTCTGATACCAATCACATATGAGCACGACGCCCTCTTGCGGTCAGTGGCCACCGACTCTCCACGCCTATCTCTGCCTCTAGTTCAGCCTCGGATAGACTGCCACTCCAAGATCCTCGCACTCCGTCTCGACCATCTGGCCCCACAGCTTGTACTTCATGATGAACTCCATCATGTTCCCAATGTGGCTTCTGGCCGTTTCCTCGTCCATGTCATCGATCTTCTTTCCGAGCAACCAGTCTCGATCACTATCGAGTAGCCTCTCGTCCCACATGTCAGCCAGCCAGGGCGCCAGTGCTGGCTGGTTTTTCTCGACAGAGCCCCTCAAACTGTCGATTGCGCACCGAAACTGCCCATCGTGAGATTTGAGAAGGCCGCAGACGTACATGGCCGCTCTCTTGGCGATATTGAGTGGGATGCTGCTCTTTTCTGGGATCAGAGAGGGATCGAGCTCCATGACTGCAGCATCAACGCCGCGCTTGAGCTTGAGCATAGCATTGTCTTCTGGCGAGTTACCGGGCTTGTCGTACAAGTAAAGGTCGTTCGGATATGGGGAAGGAGTGAAACGCGTATCATTGCGTGCTTGTTTCGCAGCTCGTTCGAGGATTCTAGTCTTGAAGTCGCTGACTGCTTCGAGTGCTTCCTGACGTGCGGGGTTGAACCACTCGGTCTGCTTGCCTGAGCCCTTGACTGCGCCAGAGTTCTTAGGTTGGCCGAGGGGGCCCAGGTCGACTGGGCAGGTTGTTGCCTCTGTCTTCGTGGTATCACGCGCCCCGGCTTCTTCAACACCCCAGTGCCTCCTGTTCTCCTCTTCCCGGTCGATAGGGCTAGTGTCAGAGGACTCGGTCCCCTCTGTTGCCTTGGACGGGGCGAGCGACAGAGACTGATCGCTGCCAGCGTTGCTTTGCAAGTCAACGAGCTCACTGCACGTGCCATCGACGTTGGTCGCAGTGACAGGACCTGCGTCACTTGAGGTTTCGGTGTGACTGCTGCTTTCATCTTGACGcggctttttcttcttcttgcgtggCTTCGACAGGATCGGCGCGTGCTCCTCGGTGACGACTGAGGTCGAAGGCGGCTGGACCGGCGGCGCAATCGCTCCTGCCTGGGTGTTGATGGGCGAGCCGCTCTTCATTttggtcttcttgcccttcttggcTGCCATGTTCGTGCTGGCGCAGCAGGCTGTCGAGAACTCAAGCGACTGCAAGTGTGTCTTCGCTTTGAGTGATCGGAGTTAGTTGAATGAAGTACATATGTGATGAGAAGCTTGTGGTGACTGCTTGAGTCGACTCGAAGCTGCGGCGCTAGCAAGTGACGCGCAGGGATCAGCAAACGGGGATGTGAATTAGGAAGCAACGTGTTTGTATTATTTCTGAATCTTTAGGTTGTCTCAAGCTCCTCGTTCACCCTCTTCATCCTGATATCTGCGCAGATATACAAGCTGCTTCTGAGATTTCCCATGCCATAGCGCCTGCCCTGTCCGCTGTTGTGTAGGTAGGACGTCTCTAGGTGTAGCCACACTGCACACGATGACAAGAGTTGTGACCTTGCTCGCGGTGGCAGGACATGCAAACAGTCCAACTGTCATTTGATGAGCTCTTGTTTTTAATTGGTAGAACCATGAGGATGCCGAAGTAGATCAAGCCGATAAGAAGGACTGTCCCAAACAGCAGAGCTAGCCGCTTGCCAGGGCTCAGTGCACGCCTTTTGTGATTCTTGTGCAGTGAGTCGACTCCTTCCTCGTCACACTCGGAAACTCGAATGTCGCGTTCTGATATGTCACATTCTGAGATGGCGCCACCCAGTATCAAACTCGCAGGAAGTGAGAAGTCCAACGGCTTCTAGCTCGCGTCTTCATCCTTGGCTTCAGAATCATCGGCCGTAGCAGCAGACGACGCAGCCTTCGGTGGACCTCCCGCCTTgggaggtggaggcggcAGATTGCTCGCCTTGGAAGTCGGATTACCATCCAACTCCTTGCTTTTCTGTTCGCCTTCAGCAAAATAGTCGTCCAATCCTGATGCGGGCGCATGATGGGCTCGCGCCTTTTTGGCCTTTGCGGCCGGGGGCGGCTTCGTAGGTCCCCCGGCACCGTCCAGACCTGGGCTTCCAGATTTGAGATCCATATTTGCAGGAACCAGGAAGTCCCCGCCGGCATTTGGGCCACCCTGCGCGTTTTGGAGCTCACCACCAGGCTGTGGCGCGTACGTTGGCGGCGCGACTTCTGCACCATCGAACATCGTCTCACCAGGTCCAGTCGAAGGTTCTGCCAGCGGTGCAGGAATGCGATGCAGTGCTCCGTATCCTAGCACGCACCCGAGACTGCCTTCACCACCCCAGTTCTTGGCAGGCGTAATGGTCACCATCCTCGTCACGTCGTATTCCTGGTTGTATACCCAGAGTCTCAAAGCTGAGTTCATGTACCCTTCCACGAGCTGACCCAGAGCGTGGTTGCCGCGCAAGCCAACAACATCGGGACTTCCGATGACATAGTCCGAGTATGGAAGGAGCCCAGCAACGTCGGCAGGAGAGTTCGGCATCACGTCCAGAATGTGCCAGACATCATTCGCGATGTCAAGAGGAGCCCATTGAAGCGCAAGTCCTAGCGCATCTCCAGCGGGCGGAACAGAGAGATAGACTTCACGGATCTGACTGCCTTTTGCGCCAAAGACTCCAAGGCTAATGGTCGATCCAGCGCAGTTGCGGATCTCGGTCATGAACAAATTGGGGTCCGGGTTGTCAATGTTGTGCCCATTGATGCCAATGATGAAATCGAACCACGGCTCCAGGGGAATCTGGCTGTTGGTGTTGCGCAGCACATGGAAGCCATAGTGGTTGCCAGACGGCTGCGTAGAGCCCTGAGTAGAGGCGGTGGTCGTGTTTGGATCTGAGTCCAAGCGTGATATGAAGCGATTAAGGGTTCCGAAAAGGTTGGCCATCTTCTCAGAATCTGTGACGAGTGTGCGGAGTTGGGCTGTACAATTAATTAATGATTGCTCTGTTCAACGGTTGTTGTTGACAAGAAGCGTGAGGTGGCAGTTCAACAGGCCAAGAGCGACAATGCTCTTCGCTCGGTCGAACGTTCTTCCCGCTCCGAAACACTTCCTCGTTGGCTCCTTCTCCTGTGCATATGGTAATCGCGCCTCAGACAGGCGGTCACGCCCAGATTGTATCTGGAGGGGGAAGGGGGAGCGCCGTGGTAGATCCTGATTATTGATTTGAATGCAACTGCGACACTGTCAACTGTGTCTTGTCGTTCTGAAGATTGGGGTAAGAGCGTAAGTGAAGTGGTCTTTCCACGTTTGATTGGACGCACGACGCATAAAAAGTGATCACAATTTCGTTATCATTCATTTCATGAGTGAGCCCGAAGATGGCTCTCTGATCTGATCTATCGCTTACCCGCTTTTTGCCCTCACCTTCTCTCGCCCTCTCTCAGTACGGCCACTGCCAGTTGTTATACTCCTCCACATCCAGGCCCGTCTCCCACGCGTAATTCTGCGCATGCAATCTCCTCTCGATCAGCTTCTCCCTCGGTCCTGCCCCCTTGTTGCCCAAGACGTCAGACAAATGCTCGATCGCCAAGATCGCAAGCGAGTATCGATCAGCCTCATTGCGAATCGCGAGCTCCAGAGGCGTGTTGATATTACCCTTCTCCTTGTATCCACGGACGTGCATCTTGTCTTGGCCCTTGCGGTTGTACGTGAGGCGATGGACGAGCCATGGGTAAGAGTGGAAGTTGAAGATGACGGGCTTGTTGTTGGTGAAGAGGGCGTCGTATTCAACATCCTTGAGGCCGTGTGGGTGATAACCATGTGGGATCAGTTTGAAGAGATCCACGACGTTGACAAAGCGGATCTTGAGGTCGGGAAGATATTCGCGAAGTAAGGCAGTAGCGGCCAAGGCTTCTTGTGTCACGACGTCACCGCAAGATGCGATGACTACGTCTGGCTCGGAGCCATAGTCGTTCGATGCCCAGTCCCAGATGCCGATGCCTCGGGAGCAATGAGTATTTGCGTCCTCGACATTGAGGTATTGAAGATGGTTCTGCTTGTCTGAAACCACCACATTGACGTAATTCTCGCTCTTGAAACAGTGGTCCATGGTCGAGAGCAGGGTGTTGCCATCTGGCGGCAGGTAAACGCGCACGACCTCCGGCGActtgttgatgatgacgtCCAGGAAGCCAGGATCTTGGTGAGTGAAGCCATTGTGATCTTGTCGCCAAACAGTACTGGTGAGCAGGATGTTCAGAGAAGCAACAGCTTGTCGCCACTTCACCTCCGCACACTTCTCCAGCCACTTGGCGTGTTGGTTGACCATTGAGTCGACAATGTGGATGAACGGTTCGTATGAGTTGAACAAGCCGTGACGGCCACTGAGAGTGTAGCCTTCCAGCCAACCTTCGCAAGTGTGCTCAGACAGGATCTCCATCACACGACCATTGGGATCAAGGTTGCCGCcatctcgatcttcttcgagcATTCCGTTCACCCAAatcttcttgccagcttcGTAGACAGCGGACAGCTTGTTGCTTTCCGTCTCATCAGGACCAAAGAGACGGAAGCTTGTCTGATTGTTCTTGACAATGTCCCGCAAGAAAATTGCAAAGTTTGACATTCCCGATGCACTTGTGACGCCAGCCTTCTTTACATCAATGGCGTATTCTTTCCAATCGTTCATACGCAACGGCTTCTTCAGCAGTCCGCCATTGGTAATCGGGTTCTCACTCATCCTCTTGCCCTTTGGTGGTGCTAGCTCCTGGAGTTCGGGAACGAGCTTACCTTCCTCGGTGAAGAGTTCCTCTGGCTTGTACCCTCTCATCCATGTCTCAAGGGCCTTGAGCTGTTCTGGGTCCGTGTGCACCTTTGTCAAAGGCACTTGGTGAGCACGCCaaaagccttcgaggtaGTGTCCTTCCACTTTGCGAGGGGCAGTCCAGCCCTTTGGCGATCGCAGAACGATCATAGGCCATCTTGGTCTAAACACCTTTCCGGACTCACGAGCCTGTCTCTGATATGTTCGGATCTCGTTGATACAGCGCTCCAGCGTGCCGGCCATAGCCTGGTGCATTGTCTCGAGGTCACTGCCTTCCACGAAATACGGTGTCCATCCATAGCCCTTCATCAAATTCGtaagctcttcctcgtcgattCGGGACAGAATCGTAGGGTTGTTGATCTTATAGCCGTTCAGGTGAAGTACAGGGAGCACAGCGCCGTCCTTGATCGGGTTAAGGAACTTGTTGCTGTGCCAGCTCGTTGCCAGTGGTCCAGTTTCGGATTCGCCATCGCCGACGATCGTAAGGGCGATTGTGTGTGGGTGATCGAAGACTGCACCGAATGCATGGGAAAGTGAGTAGCCGAGCTCACCACCTTCGTGAATTGATCCTGGAGTCTACATTTCGTCAGCTCGCCGTCGCGATTCTTTGGCTCTCGCAGCCTTACCTCCGGCGTCATATGACTGCCAATGCCACCTGGAAATGAGAAGGACTTGAAGAACTTCTGTAAGCCCTCAACATCTTCACCCTTGTTCGGGTACACCTCGCTGTACACGCCTTCCAAGTAGAAGTTCGAAATCAAGCCAGGCGCGCCATGTCCCGGGCCCGAAATAACAAAAGCGTCCAGATCGTACTTTTTGATCAGTCGATTCATGTGAATGTACCTGTCAGAACATCTGTGTTAGGCCAGAGTAGAGTAGCTTTCAATCAGAACTCACGTGAAGGACTGGCCAGCATCACTGCCCCAATGCCCCAGCAATCTCGGCTTGAAGTGCTCCTTCTTCAGAGGCTCTCTGAGCAGTGGGTTCTCCTTCAGGTACAGCATGCCCAAGCACAAGTACATGGAGGCGTGGAACCATTTTGTCATCTTGTCGATCTCATCTTTGCTCAATGGCTGCTCATTGATCGTGGACCGAGTCTTGGTGTAGACAGACCAGACATTCTGCTCTCCAGTCAAGCCTTGTGCTTCATCAGTGTTCGCTGCATCGGTCGACGCGGACCGAGCAGGTAGCGAGTCCATGGTCGTCGAACGAAACCTGTGCAGgtgagaagaagcagtgTTGA
Proteins encoded:
- a CDS encoding uncharacterized protein (BUSCO:EOG09262V9N); translation: MANLFGTLNRFISRLDSDPNTTTASTQGSTQPSGNHYGFHVLRNTNSQIPLEPWFDFIIGINGHNIDNPDPNLFMTEIRNCAGSTISLGVFGAKGSQIREVYLSVPPAGDALGLALQWAPLDIANDVWHILDVMPNSPADVAGLLPYSDYVIGSPDVVGLRGNHALGQLVEGYMNSALRLWVYNQEYDVTRMVTITPAKNWGGEGSLGCVLGYGALHRIPAPLAEPSTGPGETMFDGAEVAPPTYAPQPGGELQNAQGGPNAGGDFLVPANMDLKSGSPGLDGAGGPTKPPPAAKAKKARAHHAPASGLDDYFAEGEQKSKELDGNPTSKASNLPPPPPKAGGPPKAASSAATADDSEAKDEDAS
- a CDS encoding uncharacterized protein (BUSCO:EOG09265K5D); translation: MSTAAKLTLGGTIVSAIGIVIFVHRQQKIDQALMHAGVIRDMEQQRIKRERQADFEMQRQLEEQYKKLQNVSDSTDGQVKAR
- a CDS encoding uncharacterized protein (BUSCO:EOG09265PWR) — encoded protein: MSCPRVVSRRDPRQANCTQAPPRRRYTTSTTNSTGNHSLFAVVQSRWRPKTQQASRRCSMLNARRRRLYRKVRYRTKRVKDARSEAQKEIGEYRNQKEEEFKQFESQHTSGNKKAEEDADKETNQKLDEIKGIGKKTGPKVVEDLLKAVMDVQPQVPERVDQPVA